CCCGGTCCTGTGCGAGGAGGACGTGCTCACGGCCGCCGGCGTCGCCATGGAGACCGACGACGACGGGGAGGTCGTCGAGCAGTTCCGCCACTTCCTCGAGCACGTCGACCCCGCCGACTTCGCCGACTGACGGCGGGCGGGGGAGCGTGGTGCGGACCGACGCTCAACCTCGAGTTGAGGGTAAGACACGCCTGCGCGACACGCCGGAGCGGTCCGTGCGGCGCGGTTCGTTGACGCGCCCACCCCGCAGACCTAGCGTGGACCACATCGAAGCCACGAGCGCATGCGCGCCGACGGCACGGACGAACGGGAGATCCACGTGAGCGGCATTGATGCGACAGCGGACGCCGCACCAGGCATCCCGCAGCGCGCGCAGGGCATGCTCTTCGGGGACGCGCTCCCGGACCTCGACACGGAGACCGGCTACCGCGGGCCGACCGCCTGCCGCGCCGCCGGCATCACCTACCGCCAGCTCGACTACTGGGCCCGGACCGGCCTGGTGGAGCCGAGCATCCGTCCCGCGAGCGGGTCCGGAACGCAGCGGCTGTACAGCTTCCGCGACATCCTCGTCCTCAAGGTCGTCAAGCGGCTCCTCGACACCGGGGTCTCGCTCCAGCAGATCCGGTCCGCCGTGCACCACCTCCACGAGCGCGGCGTCGACGACCTCGCGCAGATCACCCTCATGAGCGACGGCGCGAGCGTGTACGAGTGCACGAGCGCGGACGAGGTCATCGACCTCGTCCAAGGTGGCCAGGGCGTCTTCGGCATCGCCGTCGGCCGGGTGTGGCGGGAGGTCGAGGGTTCGCTCGCCGCGCTCCCGACCGAGCGGGCGCAGGAGGCGGAGCAGGAGGACGAGCTGTCCCGCCGACGACGGGCGCGCGACGCGGGCTGAACCCCGCGCGACGACACGCGATAACTGCTGTCGGACAAGTGCCGCCTAACGGTCGGCGATCTTCTACTATCGTCGATATGAGCAATCCCACTCCGGGCTGGTACCCGGACCCTTCTGGTGACCCAAGTCGGCTTCGCTACTGGGACGGCACGTCCTGGACCGGGCACTTCGCGCCCGTGCAGGCCCCCGTCGCCGATCCCACCCCAGGCGCCGGGGACGTCCCCACGCCCGCGCAGTACGGCATGCCGGGCGCCGGCGACACGGCGGCGACGACGTCGTTCGCACCCTTGGCCTCGACCGGCCAGCCCGACCAGGGTGGTTCCGAGGGAGCGGGAACCCCGCAGTACGGCGACACCCACCAGTACGGCCAGGCCCAGCAGTACGACCAGGCCCAGCAGTTCGGCGAGGCCCCGTACGGTCAGGCGCAGCAGTACGGCCAGGCCCAGCAGTACGGCCAGGCGCCCCAGAACCTCGGGGCGAACCCCTACGGCCAGCAGCCCGGTGCAGCCCCCGGCTCGCGCGTCTGGCAGCAGGACGGTCAGGGCACCGCGCCCGAGAAGGGGCCGAACACCAAGCTCATCCTCGCCATCGTCGGCGGCGCCGTGGCCGTGATCGCGCTCGTCATCGCGCTGGTCCTGCTGCTCGGCGGCGACGACGACGACGAGGCCGGTCCCGGTCCGAGCACGTCCGAGCCCACCACCGAGCCGACGCGGGACCCCCGCCCGAGCCCGGAGGAGAGCGACGACGCCACCACCGACGCGCCTGGTGGGACGCCCGCGGACGCGGTCGCCATCCCGCTCGGCGAGGAGCTCACCGCGACGGTGGACGCCGAGTCGGAGTGGTCCGGGACGCTCACCCTCGACGCCCCCGGCGTGGTGCTCATCGACGTGCGCACCGCTAGCAGCGAGGACCTCGTCCTCGAGGTCGTCGACGCCGAGGGCACGACGTACGACAACGACGACCGCGCTGACTTCCTCGAGGACGACGGCACCAGCAGCCTCGACCCGGGCCTCGTCCTCGCGCTGCCGGCCGGCGAGCTCCAGGTCGTCGTGCGGGAGTACGGGGGGGACAGGAGCGACTTCCTGCTCAACGTCCACCCCGTCGAGGTCATCCCCGTCGGCGCCACGGTGGCCGAGATCCCGGAGGGCGGCACCTGGATGCGGGCCATCGAGGTCCCCGCGGACGGCACCTACGTCTTCGACACCGTCTCCGTCACCGAGGACAGCGACCCGATCCTCACGGTCCTCTCGCCCGACGGCGAGGAGTTCGAGTCCGACGACAGCCAGGAGGGCAGCGGGGAGTGGAGCGACCCGTACCTGTCGCAGCCCCTCACCGCCGGACTGCACCTGGTCGCCCTGCGCGACTGGAGCGACGCGCCCGGCACGGTGAACCTCACCATCACCGCCCCGTAGTGACCGCCTGAGGGGGCCGCGCGAGCGCGCGCGGCCCCCTCAGCCGTTCCCCAGCGGTGCCGGGGTCCCGCTCAGCTGGGCCCGGGTACCTCGCCGAGGACGTGCTCGGGACCGAGCTCCAGGTCCCCATCGAGCTCGACGACGGCGACGAGCATCGCCGTGCCGGCCCGCGTCTCGTGGTCCTCGCCCGGCTCCCACAGCACCGCCTGCCCCACGCCGACGACGACGTCGGGGTAGCCGGTGGTGCTCACGACGCCCGTCCCCTCGACGACCGCGAACATCTGACGCGTCGGCGCGCGATGACGGCCGAGGGTGCCGCCCGCATCGATGCGGGCGAGCCGAACCCCGGTCCGCCCACCGGTGACGGTGGGCAGGAAGTCCATGACGACGCCCGAGCTGGCGAACGCCTCGATGCGGCGCCGGGGGAGCGTGACGACGCGCACGTGCTACCCGCCGACTGTCCGCAGGAACGCCTCGACGGCGGCGCCGGCCGGCCCGGAGCCGTGACCACCGCCGTGGACGAGGGCGGCGACGGCGAGGTCCCCCCGGAAGGCGATCATCCAGGAGTCGACGCGGGCGGCGTCGCCCTCGCCGGCCTCAGCCGATCCCGTCTTGGCGTGGATCGGCTCCCCGGGCACGTCCGCCAGGAGGATGCCCGTGCCCTCGGCGACGACGGCGCGCATGTACCCGGAGAGCACCGCGGCCTCCTCCGCCGTCAGCGGCGTCGCCGGCGGCTCCGACGGCGCGTCGGCGAGCGCCTCGGGCCCGGTGACCAACGTGGGGGTGACGGTGTGGCCGGCGCTGATGGACGCCGCGGCCACCGCCATGGCCAGGGGAGAGGCGAGGACCTCGCCCTGACCGATGAGCGAGGCGGCCAGGCCGGTGCCCTCGGCGTCGGCCGGGGCGGAGCCGGTGAAGGCGGGCCACGCGCCGGCGAGCTCCTGGCCCACGCCCAGGGACCGCGCGGCGTCGGCCATGGCCGCGCCCGTGAGGTCGGCCCCCGCGTTGATGAGCGCCGTGTTGCACGACTGGGCCAGCGCCTGGGTGAGGGTGATGTCGCCGAGGTAGGCCGCCGGGTACTCGGGGTAGTTCCCGATGGTGTAGCCGGAGACGGTCGCCTCGGGGGTGCACGGCACGGTCGTGTCCGGCCCGACGCCGGCCCGGAGCAGCGCGAGCGCCGTGACCACCTTGTAGGTCGACCCCGGGGCGAGGGTGGCCCCCATCGCGGTGTTCTGGCCCTCGCTCCCGGGGCCGCTCGCCACGGCGAGGATCTCCCCGGTGGACGGGCGGATCGCCACGAGGCCGGTGGGGGAGTCGGTGGCCTCGAGCGCCTGCTCGGCAGCCGTCTGCATCCCGGTCTCGAGGGTGAGCGCCAGGTCCTCGCCGTCGACGGCCACCCGCTCGAAGAGGACCGCCGCACCCTCGCCGGTGCCCGCGGAGACCCGCAGACCGGGGGTGCCGCGCAGGGTCTCGTCGTACGTCGACTGCAGGCCGGAGAGCCCGACCTCGTCGCCCGCCGCGATGGCCCCCTCGGAGGCCTCGACCACTTCCGCCGTCGCCGGCCCGACCCGCCCGAGCAGCGGACGCGCCCACGTGGGGGTGGGGGCGAGGGGGATCTCGTCGGGCAGCGCGACGGCGCCGGTGAGGGCCTCGAGCGCGGCGAGGTCGACGTCGGGGCTCTCCTCCCGCACGACGATCGCCTCGACGAACGCGCGGGGGCCGGCGGCGACGACGCGGTCGGCGTAGGCGGCCGGGTCGGCCAGGCCCGCGGCCGCGGCGACGGCCTCTGCCGACGCGCGGACGTCGGCCTCCGCCGTGCCCTCCGGGAAGTGCGTCTTGTCGATGCCGACCCGGCGGACCTGCCGGTCGGTGACGACGGGCGTACCGTCCCCGGCGAGGATCTCGCCGCGCACGCCGGTGGTGCGGGCGAGGCTGAGCGCGACCTCGCCGGACAGGCCCTCGGCGACGACGGCGGGGTCGTACGCCGCCACCCACGCGTCCTCGTCCTCCTGGAGCGTCGCGGTGCTGGTGTACTCCCAGTCCCCGGCGCCGTCGGCGTCGAGGTCCCACGCCCAGCGGAGGTCGACGTCGGCCGTGCGCGGGTCGGAGTCCTCCTCGACCTCGCCGACGGAGGCGACCTCGACGGTGCGCGGGAGGTCGGCGAGGTCACCGAGCGGGACGGCCAGGTCCGGGGCGTCGCCGGCCCAGGTGACCGCCGAGGCATCGCCCGCCTCGAGCGCGGCCGCGAGGTCGTCCGCGGACTGCGCGATGGCGTCCGTGGGATCGCTGCACGCGGCGAGGGCGCCGGTGGTGAGCAGGGCGGTGACCAGGAGGGCAGCGCGGGGCCGCTGCCGCGAGGACGTCATTCCCCGAATTGTGGCGGCCCACCTGGCGCATGTCCACGACATAAGTGCCCGAAGTCGCGCACGCCGCCAGAGGACGTCGACGGCGGGAAAGTGCCGTCATCAGCATGCGCGGGTCGGTAGCGTGCCGGCATGTCCAGCACCGGCGCCGCCGCGGCGCGCGCCCCGATGCTGCTCCGGCTCGGGGTGCCGGTCGCGGGGTGCGGCGCGCCCGACGTCCCGACCGACGACGAGATCACGCTGTGGATGGACGGACGCCTCGCCGAGGAGGCGCCCGCCGGCTCGTTGGGGGCCGCGACCGGCCGGTGCGAGGCCGGCGACGCGGTGTCGCGCACGGAGGGTCGGGTCGTCCTGCTGCTCGACGCGGCGCCGTGGGTGGAGACCATCCAGCTGTCCTGCTTCGGCGAGGGCACCGCGGACTTCACCGTGGACGTCGCCGCCACGAGCGGCGGAGGGGGCACGGAGGCGACATCGATCGCCTATGCGGACGTTCCGTGCGGGCTCGGCGTTCAGGAGGAGCCGATCGCCGTGGCCGATGTCACGAGCGTGGGGGTCACCGGTTCCGGTGCGGGCGGCGCGGGCGCCTGGCACGCGGTCGTCATCGGCGGCAAGCCGGGCTGAGCACCCGGCGGGCCCGGCGGGTGCGTCCTGGCCGTGTCCTTCGGCACGTTGTCCCGGGGCCCGGCCGCCGCGGAGATCGAGCGCGGCGGGGGAGGGGGATGATGGAGGAATGACCGCTCCTACGTTCGACCTCGACCGGCTCCGCAGGTACCCCGACATCGAGGCCCACGACCTCGTGGCCGTCGACGCCACGGACCGCCTCGTCCTCGACGAGGCTGCCGCGGCCCTGGCCGGCGCGGGCCCGGGCGAGGTCGTGGTGATCGGCGACCGGTACGGCGCGCTCACCCTCGGGGCGGTCGCGCTGCACGGGGCGCGGGACGTGCGGGTGCACCAGGACACCCTGGTCCACGAGCGGGCCCTCGTCGCCAACGCCGAGCGCGAGGGTCTCGCCGGCACGTTCCGCCAGCTGAGCCTGGTCCCGGAGCTCGTCACCGGGGCGCGTGTCGTCCTGCTCCAGCTCCCTCGCGGGCTGGCGGCGCTCGAGGAGATCGCGGAGCTAATCGCGGCCCACGCGGCACCCGACGTCGTCGTCGTCGCCGGCGGCCGTCTCAAGCACATGTCCCGCGGCATGAACGACGTCCTGGGCCAGCACTTCGCCGACGTGACGGCGTCGCTCGCCCGGCAGAAGTCGCGCTGCCTCATCGCGCGGCGCCCGACGGCCCCCGCCACGTTCCCCTCCTTCCCGCGCACGCAGGTCGACGAGGAGAGCGGCATGTCGATCGCGGCGCACGGCGCGGCGTTCGCGGGCCCTTCCCTCGACATGGGCACGCGCTACCTCCTCAGCTTCCTGCCGGAGATGAGCCCGGCGGCGCGCGACGCGATCGACCTCGGCTGCGGCACCGGAGCCCTCGCCGTCGGGCTCGCCGCTCAGCGACCGGACCTGCACGTGGTGGCGACGGACACGTCCGACGCTGCCATCCGCTCGGCACGGGCGACGCTCGAGGCCAACGGCGTGGCCGACCGCGTCGAGGTGGTCCGGGCCGACGGCCTGGAGGGCCAGCCGCCGCGCTCGGCGGACCTCATCGTGTGCAACCCGCCCTTCCACGTCGGCGCCACCCTGCAGCCCGACGTGGCGATCGAGCTGTTCAAGGACGCCGCCCGCGTGCTCCGTCCCGGCGGCGAGCTCTGGACGGTGTTCAACTCGCGGCTCGGCCACGCCGGCGCGCTGCGCCGGATCGTCGGGTCCACCAAGGTGATGGGCGACAACGGCCGGTTCACGGTGACGCGGTCCATCAAGCAGCCCAGCCGGACGGCGACCGGGACGATCTCCGGGTGACCTGAGCGCCGGCTACGGATGCGCCGGGCGCCGGGTCGTAGCGCATCGCCGAGCGGCTGCGGGCACTGCTTGAACTGCCTCCGCCGGTCGAACCGCCATCCCATCGGTGCCGGGCGCACCGATGGAGGAGCGTGCGCAGGTGGACGGCCCGCTGCCTCGGCCGTGGGGGTGCGGAGGGTGCGTGAGAGCGGGGCGTCCGGCGCGCCTCTCTTGAGCGTAATGACATAATGTACATTATCGGCGGCACGCCGACCGGTGACGAAGTGCAGATGGTGCGGTCCGGCCCGGGACGTCTGTGCTGGACTTGGGCTCATGCCCGATCCGACGGCGCCCACGGTGGAGATGTTGTGGGAGGCGGACGCCTGGGCACTCGTGCCGCCCGGTGACGACCCGACAGGGTGGCGGTCGTCGGCACTCGACCACCTGGCGGGCGTGTCTCGAGCCGTGACCCCAGGGCTCTAGCCCCCCACGGCGGCGGTTCCTACAGTGGACCGATGGGGCGCCTCATCTACTCGATGTTCACCTCGCTCGACGGTTACGCGTCGGACACCTCCGGCAGCAGCGACTGGGGCGGGGCCCTGGACCCGAACCTGCACGACTTCGTCTCCGAGCAGACGCGGTCGGTGGGCACCTACCTGTACGGCCGCCGGATGTACGAGACGATGTCGTTCTGGGAGACGGCGCTGGACGCGCCGGACGCGCCCGAGTTCGTCCGCACGTACGCCGCCGTCTGGCAGGCCGCGTCCAAGGTCGTCTACTCCACGACGCTCGACGCGCCCACCACCGCGCGGACCACGCTCGAGCGGACCTTCGACCCCGAGGCCGTGCGCGCCCAGGTGTCAGCGTTGGACCACGACGCGACGATCGACGGCCCGACGCTCGCGGCGCACGCGCTGCGCGCCGGGATCGTCGACGAGGTCCAGCCCTACCTCGCGCCGGTGTCCGTCGGCGGCGGGCTGCGCTTCTGGCCCGAGGACCTGCGGCTGGACCTCGAGCTGCTCGTGGAGCGGCGGTTCGACAACGGCACGCTCTGGCTCCGCTACGCGGTGCGCCGGGACTGAGCTCGGCCGGTCAGGTGCCGACGTACTCCGCCAGGTGCTCCCCCGTGAGGGTGGACCGCGCCGCCACGAGGTCGGCCGGCGTGCCCTCGAAGACGATCCGGCCGCCGTCGCGCCCGGCGCCCGGACCGAGGTCGATGATCCAGTCGGCGTGCGCCATGACGGCCTGGTGGTGCTCGATGACGATGACGGAACGGCCGGCGTCGACGAGCCGGTCGAGGAGCCCGAGGAGCTGCTCGACGTCCGCCAGGTGGAGCCCCGTCGTCGGCTCGTCGAGGATGTAGGTCCCACCCCCCTCCCCCATCCGGGTGGCCAGCTTGAGGCGCTGCCGCTCGCCGCCGGACAGCGTGGTGAGCGGCTGGCCGAGCGTGAGGTAGCCGAGCCCGACGTCGGCGAGCCGGTCGAGGACCTTGTGCGCGGCCGGGGTCCGCGCCTCCCCCGTCCCGAAGAACTCCTCCGCCTGCGCGACGGACATCGCGAGCACCTCGGCGATGTTGCGGCCGCCGAGCGTGTACTCGAGCACCGCCGCCTGGAAGCGCCGGCCCTCGCACTCCTCGCACGTGGTGGCCACCGTCTCCATGACCCCGAGCTCGGTGTAGACGACGCCGGCGCCGTTGCACGTCGGGCACGCCCCCTCGGAGTTCGCGCTGAACAGGGCCGGCTTGACGCCGTTCGCCTTGGCGAACGCCTTGCGGATCGGCTCGAGGAGGCCCGTGTACGTCGCCGGGTTGGACCGGCGCGAGCCCTTGATGGCGGTCTGGTCGATGACGACGACGTCGTCCCGCTTCGCGAGGTTGCCGTGGATGAGGGACGTCTTGCCCGACCCGGCCACCCCGGTGACGACGGTGAGGACACCGGTGGGGACGTCGACGTCGACGCCGGTGAGGTTGTTCTGCGTCGCCCCGCGGATCGCGAGCGCGCCGGTGGCGGTACGGACCGACTCCTTGAGGCGGGCCCGGTCGTCGAGGTGCCGGCCCGTGATCGTGCCGCTCCCCCGCAGGTCCTCGACCGTCCC
The sequence above is a segment of the Georgenia faecalis genome. Coding sequences within it:
- a CDS encoding MerR family transcriptional regulator, encoding MLFGDALPDLDTETGYRGPTACRAAGITYRQLDYWARTGLVEPSIRPASGSGTQRLYSFRDILVLKVVKRLLDTGVSLQQIRSAVHHLHERGVDDLAQITLMSDGASVYECTSADEVIDLVQGGQGVFGIAVGRVWREVEGSLAALPTERAQEAEQEDELSRRRRARDAG
- a CDS encoding DUF2510 domain-containing protein, giving the protein MSNPTPGWYPDPSGDPSRLRYWDGTSWTGHFAPVQAPVADPTPGAGDVPTPAQYGMPGAGDTAATTSFAPLASTGQPDQGGSEGAGTPQYGDTHQYGQAQQYDQAQQFGEAPYGQAQQYGQAQQYGQAPQNLGANPYGQQPGAAPGSRVWQQDGQGTAPEKGPNTKLILAIVGGAVAVIALVIALVLLLGGDDDDEAGPGPSTSEPTTEPTRDPRPSPEESDDATTDAPGGTPADAVAIPLGEELTATVDAESEWSGTLTLDAPGVVLIDVRTASSEDLVLEVVDAEGTTYDNDDRADFLEDDGTSSLDPGLVLALPAGELQVVVREYGGDRSDFLLNVHPVEVIPVGATVAEIPEGGTWMRAIEVPADGTYVFDTVSVTEDSDPILTVLSPDGEEFESDDSQEGSGEWSDPYLSQPLTAGLHLVALRDWSDAPGTVNLTITAP
- a CDS encoding cupin domain-containing protein encodes the protein MRVVTLPRRRIEAFASSGVVMDFLPTVTGGRTGVRLARIDAGGTLGRHRAPTRQMFAVVEGTGVVSTTGYPDVVVGVGQAVLWEPGEDHETRAGTAMLVAVVELDGDLELGPEHVLGEVPGPS
- a CDS encoding penicillin-binding transpeptidase domain-containing protein encodes the protein MTSSRQRPRAALLVTALLTTGALAACSDPTDAIAQSADDLAAALEAGDASAVTWAGDAPDLAVPLGDLADLPRTVEVASVGEVEEDSDPRTADVDLRWAWDLDADGAGDWEYTSTATLQEDEDAWVAAYDPAVVAEGLSGEVALSLARTTGVRGEILAGDGTPVVTDRQVRRVGIDKTHFPEGTAEADVRASAEAVAAAAGLADPAAYADRVVAAGPRAFVEAIVVREESPDVDLAALEALTGAVALPDEIPLAPTPTWARPLLGRVGPATAEVVEASEGAIAAGDEVGLSGLQSTYDETLRGTPGLRVSAGTGEGAAVLFERVAVDGEDLALTLETGMQTAAEQALEATDSPTGLVAIRPSTGEILAVASGPGSEGQNTAMGATLAPGSTYKVVTALALLRAGVGPDTTVPCTPEATVSGYTIGNYPEYPAAYLGDITLTQALAQSCNTALINAGADLTGAAMADAARSLGVGQELAGAWPAFTGSAPADAEGTGLAASLIGQGEVLASPLAMAVAAASISAGHTVTPTLVTGPEALADAPSEPPATPLTAEEAAVLSGYMRAVVAEGTGILLADVPGEPIHAKTGSAEAGEGDAARVDSWMIAFRGDLAVAALVHGGGHGSGPAGAAVEAFLRTVGG
- a CDS encoding class I SAM-dependent methyltransferase, with protein sequence MTAPTFDLDRLRRYPDIEAHDLVAVDATDRLVLDEAAAALAGAGPGEVVVIGDRYGALTLGAVALHGARDVRVHQDTLVHERALVANAEREGLAGTFRQLSLVPELVTGARVVLLQLPRGLAALEEIAELIAAHAAPDVVVVAGGRLKHMSRGMNDVLGQHFADVTASLARQKSRCLIARRPTAPATFPSFPRTQVDEESGMSIAAHGAAFAGPSLDMGTRYLLSFLPEMSPAARDAIDLGCGTGALAVGLAAQRPDLHVVATDTSDAAIRSARATLEANGVADRVEVVRADGLEGQPPRSADLIVCNPPFHVGATLQPDVAIELFKDAARVLRPGGELWTVFNSRLGHAGALRRIVGSTKVMGDNGRFTVTRSIKQPSRTATGTISG
- a CDS encoding dihydrofolate reductase family protein; translated protein: MGRLIYSMFTSLDGYASDTSGSSDWGGALDPNLHDFVSEQTRSVGTYLYGRRMYETMSFWETALDAPDAPEFVRTYAAVWQAASKVVYSTTLDAPTTARTTLERTFDPEAVRAQVSALDHDATIDGPTLAAHALRAGIVDEVQPYLAPVSVGGGLRFWPEDLRLDLELLVERRFDNGTLWLRYAVRRD